Proteins co-encoded in one Haloarcula pelagica genomic window:
- a CDS encoding mechanosensitive ion channel family protein codes for MPSVEPSVLQLDTGLLGETIAGFVDFLPQLVGAVLILVIGWFIGRLVGGLVRRLVDRTEIDRLVLKTPLGGALGGSERAVSTSLGRIGAFFVYALAILAAADALAIELLSQWIADAVSYLPALIAGLLIIVIGFVLADFLSDIVAHTETVTDTGYTDVFADGLRAFLYFVTVIIGLGTMGVDVQILNTFAQAAAWGLAAGVALAIGIAFGLGGRDYVAANIGDWLPGRTPDSTSTAIGQTDGGEEPTD; via the coding sequence ATGCCATCCGTAGAACCGTCCGTGCTCCAGCTAGACACCGGGCTACTCGGGGAGACGATCGCCGGTTTCGTCGACTTCCTCCCACAGCTGGTCGGCGCGGTGCTCATCCTCGTCATCGGTTGGTTCATCGGGCGACTCGTCGGGGGCCTCGTCCGTCGCCTCGTCGACCGGACGGAGATCGACCGCCTCGTGCTGAAGACGCCACTGGGCGGCGCGCTCGGCGGGAGCGAGCGGGCGGTCTCGACGAGTCTCGGCAGGATCGGGGCCTTCTTCGTGTACGCGCTGGCCATCCTGGCGGCGGCGGACGCGCTCGCCATCGAACTCCTCTCGCAGTGGATCGCCGACGCGGTGTCGTACCTGCCGGCCCTCATCGCCGGGTTGCTCATCATCGTCATCGGGTTCGTCCTCGCCGACTTCCTCAGCGACATCGTCGCCCACACCGAGACGGTGACCGACACGGGCTACACCGACGTGTTCGCCGACGGGCTCCGCGCGTTCCTCTACTTCGTCACCGTCATCATCGGCCTCGGGACGATGGGCGTCGACGTACAGATTCTGAACACCTTCGCCCAGGCGGCAGCCTGGGGCCTCGCGGCCGGCGTCGCGCTCGCCATCGGGATCGCCTTCGGACTCGGTGGCCGCGACTACGTCGCCGCGAACATCGGTGACTGGCTCCCCGGACGGACACCCGATAGCACCTCGACCGCCATCGGACAGACCGACGGCGGCGAGGAGCCGACTGACTGA
- a CDS encoding translation initiation factor eIF-2B: MIDETVREIEEMDTQSASIVAVKAAKALLDLVDREAHSVEEFQRTLERNSGALQRANRSHAPLYTTQQRIVDAVAEADPDTVAAAKAVLEAAVDEVVTEVESSKAAAAERAATLIEDGDVLLTHENSSTVMATLEQALDDGKQFELYVTESRPRYLGRRTARQLRDRDGVDVTLVVDGAAGYAVRKCDRVLVGMNCLIEDRMYNRIGTYPIVATAADQGVPVAVVASSAKFIGGGFTFQNTYRSPSEVMLEPPEGFAVENPGYDEVPTRLLDVVVTEDTMLEF, translated from the coding sequence ATGATCGACGAGACGGTTCGAGAGATCGAGGAGATGGACACACAGAGCGCCTCGATCGTGGCCGTAAAGGCCGCGAAGGCACTGCTTGACCTCGTCGACCGGGAGGCCCACAGCGTCGAGGAGTTCCAGCGCACCCTCGAACGGAACAGCGGCGCCCTCCAGCGGGCGAACCGCTCGCACGCGCCGCTGTATACGACCCAACAGCGGATCGTCGACGCGGTGGCCGAGGCCGACCCCGACACGGTCGCGGCGGCCAAAGCGGTGCTGGAAGCCGCCGTCGATGAGGTCGTCACAGAAGTCGAGTCCAGTAAGGCCGCCGCGGCCGAGCGGGCGGCCACGCTGATCGAGGACGGCGACGTACTCTTGACACACGAGAACTCCTCGACGGTGATGGCGACGCTCGAACAGGCCCTCGACGACGGGAAACAGTTCGAGTTGTACGTCACCGAGTCGCGGCCCCGCTATCTCGGTCGGCGGACGGCACGGCAGTTGCGCGACCGCGACGGCGTCGACGTGACGCTCGTGGTCGACGGGGCCGCCGGCTACGCCGTGCGGAAGTGCGACCGCGTCCTCGTCGGCATGAACTGTCTCATCGAGGACCGGATGTACAACCGGATCGGAACCTACCCCATCGTCGCCACGGCCGCCGATCAGGGCGTCCCCGTCGCCGTCGTCGCCTCCTCCGCGAAGTTCATCGGCGGTGGGTTCACGTTCCAGAACACGTACCGCTCGCCCTCGGAAGTGATGCTCGAACCGCCAGAGGGATTCGCGGTCGAGAACCCCGGCTACGACGAGGTCCCGACGCGACTGCTGGATGTCGTCGTCACCGAGGACACGATGCTGGAGTTCTGA
- a CDS encoding formate/nitrite transporter family protein — MTDDTDRERAVRDAVDRSQSGAPAGGHVIRDRFSADEIFQRIIVAADHEVTASRRELLASGLAAGFAITVTFLLYASLYASTDGDPVLSALLYPLGFVFIILGDYQLYTENTLPPVALTLERLASLPPPCSGSGGWCSSPTSPGGALGAFALASTGVLSPDAALAAEGFARKAIETPWWTLFSKAVFAGLIVAGVVWVDYSLRDSISRLALVYVSFLAIPFANLYHVVVSATEMLYLVFIGELSLAVGTTQFVLPVLLGNSIGGVVLVTVVNYFQTTERRLASARKAGRKRQLTVREWLLGSFSESGRWYVPVNGHEDD, encoded by the coding sequence ATGACAGACGATACAGACCGTGAACGGGCGGTCAGGGACGCGGTCGACCGTTCACAGAGCGGCGCACCGGCCGGCGGCCACGTCATCAGGGACCGGTTCTCCGCCGACGAGATCTTCCAGCGCATCATCGTCGCCGCTGACCACGAGGTGACCGCGTCACGGCGCGAACTGCTGGCCAGCGGGCTGGCTGCGGGCTTCGCGATCACCGTCACCTTCCTGTTGTACGCGTCGCTGTACGCGTCGACCGACGGCGATCCGGTCCTGAGCGCACTGCTGTACCCGCTCGGGTTCGTGTTCATCATCCTCGGGGACTACCAGCTCTACACGGAGAACACGCTCCCGCCGGTCGCGCTGACGCTGGAACGACTGGCGAGTCTCCCCCCTCCCTGTTCCGGATCTGGGGGCTGGTGCTCGTCGCCAACCTCGCCGGGGGGTGCGCTCGGTGCGTTCGCGCTCGCCTCGACCGGCGTGCTCTCGCCCGACGCGGCCCTGGCGGCCGAGGGGTTCGCCCGGAAGGCCATCGAGACGCCGTGGTGGACGCTGTTCTCGAAGGCCGTCTTCGCCGGGCTCATCGTGGCCGGCGTCGTCTGGGTCGACTACTCGCTGCGGGACAGCATCTCCAGGCTCGCCCTCGTCTACGTCTCCTTCCTGGCGATCCCCTTCGCGAACCTCTATCACGTGGTCGTCTCCGCGACGGAGATGCTGTATCTCGTGTTCATCGGCGAACTCAGCCTCGCGGTCGGGACCACGCAGTTCGTCCTACCGGTCCTGCTCGGGAACTCCATCGGCGGCGTCGTGCTCGTGACCGTGGTCAACTACTTCCAGACGACCGAGCGGCGACTGGCGAGCGCCCGCAAAGCCGGTCGGAAGCGACAGCTCACCGTCCGGGAGTGGCTTCTGGGCTCGTTCTCGGAGTCGGGCCGTTGGTACGTGCCGGTCAACGGCCACGAGGACGACTGA
- a CDS encoding PrsW family intramembrane metalloprotease, with the protein MTDDQTDPVKAGLSGSTDLYDIASWDARSALDRVSVSLYGFLHASRRWLLIAVGVLLFVAQLAATVLLVVRQPSVGVLAALSALPALAIVGYLWYDDPTIREPIEPLAITFVLAIIFASIAALFNTLLQPLFGFVPVVGMALFFFLVVGPVEETVKWLGIRVGAFDTIDAVVDGVVYGAVAGLGFATIENLLYISQGYLQASSGQSMEPVLAAVQTATSRAFVGPGHVLYSSFAGYYLGLAKFNPESKGPIVVKGILIAAIIHAVYNTAVTYLPQLGFWNLFTFVGFVVVFDALVGYALYRKLSRYKHHYNQLDGGQAESQTGAAEAASES; encoded by the coding sequence GTGACAGACGACCAGACCGATCCGGTCAAGGCGGGGTTGTCCGGCTCGACAGATCTCTACGACATCGCGTCGTGGGACGCCCGGTCGGCGCTCGACCGAGTCTCGGTGTCGTTGTACGGGTTCTTGCACGCCTCCCGACGGTGGCTGCTCATCGCCGTCGGCGTCCTCCTGTTCGTCGCCCAGTTGGCCGCGACGGTGCTGCTCGTCGTTCGCCAGCCCTCCGTCGGCGTGCTCGCGGCGCTGTCGGCGCTGCCGGCGCTCGCGATCGTCGGCTATCTCTGGTACGACGACCCGACGATACGCGAGCCGATCGAGCCGCTCGCGATCACGTTCGTTCTGGCGATCATCTTCGCCAGCATCGCCGCGCTGTTCAACACGCTGTTGCAGCCGCTGTTCGGGTTCGTTCCCGTCGTCGGGATGGCGCTCTTTTTCTTCCTCGTCGTCGGCCCCGTCGAGGAAACTGTCAAGTGGCTCGGAATCAGGGTCGGCGCCTTCGACACCATCGACGCCGTCGTCGACGGCGTGGTGTACGGCGCTGTCGCCGGCCTCGGGTTCGCCACCATCGAGAACCTGCTGTACATCTCCCAGGGATACCTCCAGGCCAGTTCCGGCCAGTCGATGGAGCCGGTGCTGGCGGCGGTCCAGACGGCCACGAGCCGCGCGTTCGTCGGGCCGGGCCACGTCCTGTACTCCTCGTTTGCCGGCTACTACCTCGGCCTGGCGAAGTTCAACCCCGAGAGCAAGGGGCCGATCGTCGTGAAAGGCATCCTCATCGCCGCGATCATCCACGCCGTCTACAACACCGCCGTCACCTACCTCCCACAGTTGGGGTTCTGGAACCTCTTTACCTTCGTCGGCTTCGTCGTCGTCTTCGACGCCCTCGTCGGCTACGCGCTCTACCGGAAACTCTCCCGGTACAAGCACCACTACAACCAACTCGACGGCGGCCAGGCCGAGAGCCAGACCGGAGCGGCCGAGGCGGCAAGCGAGTCGTAA
- a CDS encoding MFS transporter has translation MVLGTDSRVLTLAFARMADALGNSFLIIVLPLYIASGQVTLTGIVGTELFGFVLREETLIGLVLSLFGLLNSFGQPFTGRLSDRTGRRRAFVLIGLVLFAIGSAAYPFLSSYWAVLGARAFQGVGAAFTIPATIALVNDYAESDSERGGNFGVFNTFRLIGFGFGPIVAGIVITGGLAAEGVVTYDLLGTALSGFNAAFAIAVGGALVSLALVALLITDPPVAADAASKNLSIAVRDPDGQGLDSVFVLGVGTFLMATTIALFATLEGPIRMRLDESTFMFSVQFAAVVIANVLLQVPIGRASDRIGRRPFVVAGFVVLVPSVFAQGVVTDPWLMLAARFVQGIAVALVFAPSLALAGDLAGERGSGTTLSVLTMAFGLGVAVGPLASGVLFNLGGFSTPFTVGAGLAVVALVLTYTQVSETLTDADGGLDPNPQD, from the coding sequence ATGGTCCTCGGCACCGACTCTCGGGTCCTCACTCTGGCGTTCGCGCGGATGGCCGACGCCCTGGGCAACTCGTTTCTCATCATCGTCCTCCCGCTGTACATCGCCAGCGGGCAGGTGACTCTGACCGGGATCGTCGGCACCGAACTGTTCGGGTTCGTCCTCCGGGAGGAGACGCTCATCGGGCTCGTACTCTCCCTGTTTGGCCTGTTGAACAGCTTCGGCCAGCCGTTCACGGGCCGACTCTCCGATCGGACCGGTCGGCGACGGGCGTTCGTGTTGATCGGACTCGTCCTCTTTGCGATCGGGAGCGCGGCCTACCCGTTCCTGTCGAGTTACTGGGCCGTTCTGGGTGCACGGGCGTTCCAGGGGGTCGGCGCGGCCTTCACGATCCCGGCGACGATCGCGCTGGTCAACGACTACGCCGAGAGCGACAGCGAGCGGGGCGGGAACTTCGGCGTGTTCAACACCTTCCGGCTGATCGGCTTCGGCTTCGGGCCGATCGTCGCCGGCATCGTCATCACGGGCGGGCTGGCCGCCGAGGGGGTCGTCACGTACGACCTGCTCGGGACCGCGCTGTCGGGGTTCAACGCCGCGTTCGCGATCGCCGTCGGCGGCGCCCTGGTCAGCCTCGCGCTGGTCGCACTGCTCATCACCGATCCCCCTGTCGCCGCCGACGCCGCGAGCAAGAACCTCTCAATCGCGGTCAGAGACCCCGACGGGCAGGGCCTCGACTCGGTGTTCGTCCTCGGCGTCGGGACCTTCCTGATGGCGACGACCATCGCGCTGTTTGCCACGCTGGAAGGCCCGATCCGGATGCGCCTGGACGAGTCGACGTTCATGTTCAGCGTCCAGTTCGCGGCCGTCGTCATCGCGAACGTCCTCCTCCAGGTGCCGATCGGCCGGGCGAGCGACCGGATCGGCCGCCGGCCGTTCGTGGTCGCCGGCTTCGTCGTCCTCGTCCCGTCGGTGTTCGCACAGGGGGTCGTCACGGACCCGTGGCTGATGCTGGCCGCGCGGTTCGTCCAGGGGATCGCCGTCGCGCTCGTGTTCGCGCCGTCGCTGGCGCTCGCCGGCGATCTCGCGGGCGAGCGCGGCTCCGGGACCACCCTGTCGGTGCTGACGATGGCGTTCGGACTGGGGGTGGCCGTCGGGCCGCTGGCCTCCGGCGTCCTGTTCAACCTCGGCGGCTTCTCGACGCCGTTTACCGTCGGCGCAGGACTGGCCGTGGTGGCGCTGGTGTTGACCTACACGCAGGTCTCTGAGACGCTCACCGATGCCGACGGCGGGCTGGACCCGAACCCACAGGACTGA
- a CDS encoding phosphoribosyltransferase, with the protein MFTNRTSAGERLADELRRQELGADLVLAIPRGGLPVGRPVADALGVPLDVVVAKKIGAPGNPELAVAAVADDGTLWRNESLIGALDLTEEYVAAERERERVAAKEKFDRYRADRPPLDLTGTRVVIVDDGLATGATMRACLRRVVDGGAGSVVVAVPVGSPDTVAALESVADAVVALEQPPGFRAVGQYYRDFGQVSDEDAMAYLQ; encoded by the coding sequence ATGTTCACTAACCGTACGTCAGCCGGCGAACGGCTCGCCGACGAACTCCGTCGGCAGGAGCTCGGCGCCGATCTGGTGCTGGCGATCCCGCGGGGCGGACTCCCGGTCGGTCGCCCGGTCGCCGACGCGCTGGGCGTCCCACTGGACGTGGTGGTGGCGAAGAAGATCGGCGCGCCCGGGAACCCCGAACTCGCGGTCGCCGCAGTCGCCGACGACGGGACGCTCTGGCGCAACGAGTCACTGATCGGCGCGCTCGATCTGACCGAGGAGTACGTCGCCGCCGAGCGCGAGCGCGAGCGGGTCGCCGCGAAGGAGAAGTTCGACCGCTACCGCGCGGACAGGCCGCCGCTGGACCTCACGGGGACCCGGGTCGTGATCGTCGACGACGGCCTGGCGACCGGCGCGACGATGCGGGCCTGTCTCCGGCGTGTCGTCGACGGCGGCGCCGGCAGCGTCGTCGTCGCCGTCCCGGTCGGTTCACCGGACACCGTTGCGGCCCTGGAGTCGGTCGCCGACGCGGTCGTCGCGCTGGAACAGCCGCCGGGCTTTCGAGCGGTCGGACAGTACTACAGGGACTTCGGGCAGGTCAGCGACGAGGACGCGATGGCGTATCTACAGTAG
- the purH gene encoding bifunctional phosphoribosylaminoimidazolecarboxamide formyltransferase/IMP cyclohydrolase, whose amino-acid sequence MKLAGMASNRGRNLLNIADRAPGGAEFAVVLTNDADAPVLDDAAERGIPTEVVERDPDEAREAHERRVLDALSEYDFELVTLDGYMRILSETFLSETPTTLNVHPSLLPNFAGMDAHEQVLDSGVKVSGCTVHVVDETVDGGPIVTQEPIPVFEGDDEDSLKERVLYEGEFTAYPRAVKWFAGDRVTVEDDGTVTVEGDEGGDFPARRIVSDDRAADLRYGENPHQDAALYADSTVSEASVVHADQLNEGAKALSYNNYNDADGALNLIKEFDEPAAAVIKHTNPAGCATADTLAEAYADALSTDPMSAFGGIVALNRECDADTAEQIIDSFKEVVVAPGYTDAALDVLFEKENLRVLDVNDNFEVTDTLTEKPLVGGRLVQERDTQHLTADDLEVVTEREPTDDQIESMLFAWHTLKHVKSNGILFAKDTETVGIGMGQVSRVDAVRLAAMKADEHAEGKDADGAVMASDAFFPFPDGIEEAAEAGIEAVIQPGGSKNDDSVIEAANEHDMTMVFTGQRSFRHD is encoded by the coding sequence ATGAAACTCGCCGGTATGGCCAGCAATCGTGGCCGGAACCTGCTGAACATCGCCGACCGCGCTCCGGGTGGGGCGGAGTTCGCGGTCGTGCTGACAAACGACGCCGACGCGCCCGTCCTCGACGACGCCGCCGAGCGGGGCATCCCGACGGAGGTCGTCGAGCGCGACCCCGACGAGGCCCGCGAGGCCCACGAGCGGCGTGTGCTCGACGCCCTGTCGGAGTACGACTTCGAGCTTGTCACGCTCGACGGCTACATGCGCATCCTCAGCGAGACGTTCCTCTCGGAGACGCCGACGACGCTGAACGTCCACCCCTCCCTGCTGCCGAACTTCGCGGGCATGGACGCCCACGAGCAGGTGCTCGACTCGGGCGTGAAGGTGTCGGGCTGTACGGTCCACGTCGTCGACGAGACGGTCGACGGCGGGCCGATCGTCACCCAGGAACCGATCCCCGTCTTCGAGGGCGACGACGAGGACTCGCTGAAAGAACGGGTCCTCTACGAGGGGGAGTTCACCGCCTACCCGCGAGCGGTCAAGTGGTTCGCCGGGGATCGGGTCACCGTCGAGGACGACGGCACCGTCACCGTCGAGGGCGACGAGGGCGGTGACTTCCCGGCCCGACGCATCGTCTCGGACGACCGCGCCGCCGACCTGCGCTACGGGGAGAACCCCCACCAGGACGCCGCGCTGTACGCCGACAGCACCGTCTCGGAGGCCAGCGTCGTCCACGCCGACCAGCTCAACGAGGGCGCGAAGGCGCTGTCGTACAACAACTACAACGACGCGGACGGCGCCCTGAACCTCATCAAGGAGTTCGACGAGCCCGCCGCGGCGGTCATCAAACACACCAACCCGGCCGGCTGTGCGACCGCCGACACGCTGGCCGAGGCCTACGCCGACGCGCTCTCGACCGACCCGATGAGCGCCTTCGGCGGCATCGTCGCCCTGAACCGCGAGTGCGACGCCGACACCGCAGAACAGATCATCGACTCGTTCAAGGAGGTCGTCGTCGCGCCGGGGTACACCGACGCCGCGCTGGACGTGCTCTTCGAGAAGGAGAACCTCCGAGTGCTCGATGTCAACGACAACTTCGAAGTCACCGACACGCTCACGGAGAAACCCCTCGTCGGCGGTCGCCTCGTCCAGGAGCGTGACACCCAGCATCTCACCGCCGACGACCTGGAGGTCGTCACTGAGCGCGAGCCGACCGACGACCAGATCGAGTCGATGCTGTTCGCCTGGCACACGCTGAAACACGTCAAATCGAATGGCATCCTCTTCGCCAAGGACACCGAGACGGTCGGGATCGGCATGGGACAGGTCTCCCGGGTCGACGCCGTCCGGCTGGCCGCGATGAAGGCCGACGAACACGCCGAGGGGAAAGACGCCGACGGCGCCGTGATGGCCTCGGACGCCTTCTTCCCGTTCCCGGACGGGATCGAGGAGGCCGCCGAGGCCGGGATCGAGGCGGTCATCCAGCCCGGCGGCTCGAAGAACGACGACTCGGTCATCGAGGCCGCGAACGAACACGACATGACGATGGTGTTCACCGGCCAGCGCAGCTTCCGGCACGACTGA
- the purB gene encoding adenylosuccinate lyase yields the protein MTERGPLAAVSPLDGRYARYTEPLVPYASERALMRARVQVEVEYLLALAALDATPLSISEDQRATLRALYEEFDDEDASVVKQLETEGYGEYSATNHDVKAVEYFVRLGMPDGLDADHWIHFGLTSEDVNNLAHRLLVKPAVTDVLVPELREIRDALVEMAHGYGDVPMLARTHGQPATPTTFGKEMAVYASRLGKAIGRVERAAAALSGKLAGASGTYAAHHAAYPDVDWPAFSKAFVADLGLDHEPLTTQVNPCDDLQTVFDALRGANNVLLDMDLDMWLYVSDRYLGQEAVEGETGSSTMPHKVNPIDFENSEGNLSKANSDLTFLGDYVTKSRLQRDLSDSTVKRNVGAAFAHCLIGYSKCQNGLAKVVPNEQVMREDLEATPEIIGEAVQTILRREGFEDAYEQVKKATRGQQVTMADFQAMIDDLDVDESVRAELSALTPTGYTGIAEQLAEDI from the coding sequence ATGACCGAGAGAGGGCCACTCGCCGCCGTCTCGCCGCTCGACGGCCGCTACGCCCGCTACACCGAACCGCTCGTCCCGTACGCCAGCGAGCGGGCGCTGATGCGCGCCCGCGTCCAGGTCGAAGTCGAGTACCTACTCGCGCTCGCGGCTCTCGACGCGACGCCGCTGTCGATCAGCGAGGACCAGCGCGCGACACTGCGGGCGCTGTACGAGGAGTTCGACGACGAAGACGCGAGCGTCGTCAAACAGCTCGAAACGGAAGGCTACGGCGAGTACAGCGCCACGAACCACGACGTGAAAGCCGTCGAGTACTTCGTCCGTCTGGGGATGCCCGACGGGCTCGACGCCGACCACTGGATCCACTTCGGGCTGACCAGCGAGGATGTCAACAACCTCGCTCACCGCCTGCTCGTCAAGCCCGCAGTGACCGACGTGCTGGTCCCGGAACTGCGCGAGATCAGGGACGCGCTCGTCGAGATGGCCCACGGCTACGGCGACGTGCCGATGCTCGCCCGCACACACGGCCAGCCCGCGACGCCGACGACCTTCGGCAAGGAGATGGCCGTCTACGCCTCCCGACTCGGGAAAGCCATCGGCCGGGTCGAGCGTGCCGCCGCCGCCCTCTCGGGGAAACTCGCGGGCGCCTCGGGGACCTACGCCGCCCACCACGCCGCCTACCCCGACGTGGACTGGCCCGCGTTCTCGAAGGCGTTCGTCGCGGACCTCGGGCTGGACCACGAACCGCTGACCACGCAGGTCAACCCCTGTGACGACCTCCAGACCGTCTTCGACGCGCTCCGCGGGGCGAACAACGTCCTGCTCGACATGGACCTGGACATGTGGCTGTACGTCTCGGACCGCTACCTCGGTCAGGAGGCGGTCGAAGGCGAGACTGGCTCCTCGACGATGCCCCACAAGGTCAACCCCATCGACTTCGAGAACAGCGAGGGGAACCTCTCGAAGGCAAACTCGGATCTCACCTTCCTCGGTGATTACGTCACCAAGTCCCGCCTCCAGCGTGACCTCTCGGACTCGACGGTCAAGCGCAACGTCGGTGCGGCGTTCGCCCACTGTCTCATCGGCTACAGCAAGTGCCAGAACGGGCTGGCGAAGGTCGTCCCCAACGAGCAGGTGATGCGGGAGGACCTGGAGGCGACCCCGGAGATCATCGGCGAGGCGGTCCAGACGATCCTCCGCCGCGAAGGGTTCGAAGACGCCTACGAGCAGGTCAAGAAAGCCACCCGCGGCCAGCAGGTCACGATGGCGGACTTCCAGGCGATGATCGACGACCTCGATGTCGACGAGTCCGTCCGCGCCGAACTGTCGGCACTGACGCCGACGGGCTACACCGGGATCGCCGAGCAGTTGGCCGAAGACATCTGA